Proteins encoded in a region of the Hypomesus transpacificus isolate Combined female chromosome 17, fHypTra1, whole genome shotgun sequence genome:
- the dub gene encoding duboraya isoform X2 — protein sequence MEKDVPAKPSVAELAGKFKGHAQPIPTGNEGSKPVRRRPPRTLQISTRPPGQGEEEEKPALTSPLPAKTKRNSALIEKLQANLALSPTSLHPSPKSPGLRLLPPSFIPPSPCSIRPVTTTTPTSPGGMAGLPRSGGDEEPPATFQTPASPTEGTLLPSINKSRARVSIRRRPPSRRHRKSSSGEEVGGAEGEDTPLSTPDGPEEGGKGEEVFKGEEEKEKKKEEEEKKEEEKKEEKKEEEEGAEVVSSSRADANATDPGPAHPHRPTDPAGENPGVKTSTEPQAEEARGGREEGERGEEGGEGPGEEASPQAGQVPGESGEGAL from the exons ATGGAG AAAGATGTCCCAGCCAAGCCGTCGGTGGCGGAACTGGCTGGAAAGTTCAAAGGTCACGCACAACCCATCCCAACTGGAAATGAAGGG agtaaGCCTGTCAGGAGACGTCCTCCTCGAACCCTGCAGATCTCCACCAGACCCccgggacagggggaggaggaggag AAACCAGCCCTAACCAGCCCACTTCCTGCCAAGACGAAGAGAAACTCTGCTCTCATTGAGAAACTTCAG gCTAACCTGGCCTTATCCcccaccagcctccacccctcccctaaGAGCCCTGGGCTGAGGCTCCTGCCCCCGTccttcatccccccctccccctgctccatcAGGCCCGTTACCACGACAACGCCAACCTCTCCGGGCGGCATGGCGGGCCTCCCTCGGTCCGGGGGGGACGAGGAGCCCCCCGCCACCTTCCAGACCCCCGCCTCCCCCACGGAGGGAACCCTGCTGCCCAGCATCAacaag agtAGAGCCCGTGTCTCCATTCGTCGACGCCCACCCTCCCGGCGACACAGGAAGTCTAGCAGCGGAGAGGAAGTGGGCGGGGCCGAGGGAGAGGACACGCCCCTCTCTACCCCCGACGGTCCGGaagaaggggggaagggggaggaggtgtttaaaggagaggaggagaaggagaagaagaaggaggaggaggagaagaaggaggaggagaagaaagaggagaagaaggaggaggaggaaggagctgAGGTCGTCTCTTCCTCCAGAGCCGACGCCAACGCGACAGACCCGGGCCCTGCACACCCTCACAGACCGACAGACCCAGCAGGGGAGAACCCAGGGGTGAAGACCTCCACAGAGCCTCAGGCAGAGGAGGcccggggggggagggaggagggggagagaggggaggaaggaggggagggtccGGGAGAGGAGGCTTCGCCCCAGGCTGGGCAGGTCCCTGGAGAGAGTGGGGAAGGGGCGCTGTGA
- the dub gene encoding duboraya isoform X1, translated as MEKDVPAKPSVAELAGKFKGHAQPIPTGNEGSKPVRRRPPRTLQISTRPPGQGEEEEVRGAGEEEKPALTSPLPAKTKRNSALIEKLQANLALSPTSLHPSPKSPGLRLLPPSFIPPSPCSIRPVTTTTPTSPGGMAGLPRSGGDEEPPATFQTPASPTEGTLLPSINKSRARVSIRRRPPSRRHRKSSSGEEVGGAEGEDTPLSTPDGPEEGGKGEEVFKGEEEKEKKKEEEEKKEEEKKEEKKEEEEGAEVVSSSRADANATDPGPAHPHRPTDPAGENPGVKTSTEPQAEEARGGREEGERGEEGGEGPGEEASPQAGQVPGESGEGAL; from the exons ATGGAG AAAGATGTCCCAGCCAAGCCGTCGGTGGCGGAACTGGCTGGAAAGTTCAAAGGTCACGCACAACCCATCCCAACTGGAAATGAAGGG agtaaGCCTGTCAGGAGACGTCCTCCTCGAACCCTGCAGATCTCCACCAGACCCccgggacagggggaggaggaggaggtgagaggggctggggaggaggag AAACCAGCCCTAACCAGCCCACTTCCTGCCAAGACGAAGAGAAACTCTGCTCTCATTGAGAAACTTCAG gCTAACCTGGCCTTATCCcccaccagcctccacccctcccctaaGAGCCCTGGGCTGAGGCTCCTGCCCCCGTccttcatccccccctccccctgctccatcAGGCCCGTTACCACGACAACGCCAACCTCTCCGGGCGGCATGGCGGGCCTCCCTCGGTCCGGGGGGGACGAGGAGCCCCCCGCCACCTTCCAGACCCCCGCCTCCCCCACGGAGGGAACCCTGCTGCCCAGCATCAacaag agtAGAGCCCGTGTCTCCATTCGTCGACGCCCACCCTCCCGGCGACACAGGAAGTCTAGCAGCGGAGAGGAAGTGGGCGGGGCCGAGGGAGAGGACACGCCCCTCTCTACCCCCGACGGTCCGGaagaaggggggaagggggaggaggtgtttaaaggagaggaggagaaggagaagaagaaggaggaggaggagaagaaggaggaggagaagaaagaggagaagaaggaggaggaggaaggagctgAGGTCGTCTCTTCCTCCAGAGCCGACGCCAACGCGACAGACCCGGGCCCTGCACACCCTCACAGACCGACAGACCCAGCAGGGGAGAACCCAGGGGTGAAGACCTCCACAGAGCCTCAGGCAGAGGAGGcccggggggggagggaggagggggagagaggggaggaaggaggggagggtccGGGAGAGGAGGCTTCGCCCCAGGCTGGGCAGGTCCCTGGAGAGAGTGGGGAAGGGGCGCTGTGA
- the guca1d gene encoding guanylate cyclase activator 1d encodes MGNHGSNLDDILAEDMHHWYNKFMKESPSGLITLFELKAILGLQGMTENANSYVDQVFITFDMDGDGYIDFVEYIAAVSLMLKGEINQKLKWYFKLFDQDGNGKIDKDELETIFTAVQDITRNHDVTPEEIVSLIFTRIDVNGEGELTLEEFIEGAKGHPDIMEMLKKMMDLTPVLIIIVEGRPA; translated from the exons ATGGGGAACCACGGGTCCAATCTGGATGATATCCTGGCCGAGGACATGCATCACTGGTACAACAAGTTCATGAAGGAGTCTCCGTCGGGTCTCATCACCCTGTTTGAGCTGAAGGCCATCCTGGGGCTGCAGGGCATGACCGAAAACGCCAACAGCTACGTGGACCAGGTTTTCATTACCTTCGACATGGACGGG GATGGGTACATAGACTTTGTGGAATACATCGCTGCAGTCAGTCTAATGCTGAAAGGAGAAATCAACCAGAAATTAAAGTGGTACTTCAAACTTTTCGACCAAGACGGAAATGGAAAGATCGACAAAGATGAACTGGAAACAATCTTCACG GCGGTTCAGGACATCACACGTAACCATGACGTCACCCCTGAGGAGATTGTGTCGCTCATATTCACGAGGATCGACGTGAACGGAGAAG GTGAGCTGACTTTGGAGGAGTTCATAGAGGGAGCGAAgggacaccctgacatcatggaaaTGCTGAAGAAGATGATGGACCTGACTCCTGTGCTCATCATCATCGTGGAGGGACGCCCAGCATGA